The genome window AAAGTGAAAGGGATTGTTAAAGAACAGATTTCCtcattgtcacatttagtgtcaGGCACCCCCGTTGAATTTATATTCTTGATTCTCCGATGTTTTTCAGTTCGAACCCTTCTATTCGCCGATGTGTATACCATAGGTCTAATGTGTAGATCGACACAAAATGCTTTAATTGAGCATCTTTGAATTGGGTTAAACCAGGGCCGTAACAGTACACCGCCTGCTTATCTCCATCGACCCTCATCTCAATGAGTTTGAGAACCTTTGTTCAAACTAAAGAGAGAGATAGAAAACGGGAGAAATAGAAATTGAAAGATTCAGAGAGACGAGGGATTTTCTAATTTggccattttttttttttttttttttttttttttatggagacaaaaagtaaaaaaaaaagttaaaaaaagaaaagtgaaaaaaaaagacaaaagaaaaaaaaaaaagcaaaaatatTGACGCCTGCTTTTCTTCTTCGTCAACATCCTCCTCACATATCCATCGTTCTTTGTtcacccatctctctctctccccaATTCTTCACATTTCTTCAATCTTTAAACACATACACACATTATATTCATTCCAATATTACATTTttcatgattctatcatactatttcaaaaaaaaaatccaatCTTTATCCTTCTCAATGAAAAAAGACGAAGAAATTGGGTGAATTTTTGCATTCTTCACCATTAGATATTGAAAATGGCATTGAATTCAAGTGGGTATTGAAGAATTATGGCTAAAGATTGATAATTATGCAGTTTTTGTTGAATCAAGATTAGGGTTTGTTCATATTCTTGTTTTGGAATTGGGGATGTTGAATTTGGATAATTTTGATGATATTGTGAAATGGGGTTGATCTTTTTGAGGCCCTAATTGAGGTGTGTATAGATCTAAGGTGggattattgttattattattattattattaaggtGATTGAAGAAATAATATTATGGATAATATTGTTGGTGGGAAGTTTAAGCTTGGAAGGAAAATTGGGAGTGGATCCTTTGGTGAACTTTATTTAGGTATATTATGTTAATTAATatttgggatttttttttttaaattcttttttGTTAATATGTATTGTATGTTTTTGCAGGTGTCAATGTTCATAGTGGTGAAGAAGTTGCTGTTAAACTGGTATTATTCATATTCATTCTTGATGAGTTTTggtccttttttttttttttttttttttttttgattagtTTTGAGTTATTATTgtctttttctttataaaaaaatttaaccTTTTTCTGCCAAAAAGGCAAGAAAAAACTACAATTTGCATTTATGATGTCATTGTTTGTCAAAAACTGCTCATCTTGCATACAATTGGGTAGGTTTCCAATGGACACACCAGTGAAAAAGTAAATTGGAAATAGTAAAAATATAATTCACTAATAGTATTTGGACAGTAATGTCATTTCTGTTCAAGACTATAGTGGTACATTTCAATATTTCATACAATTTTTTGTGGTAATCATGGTTCTATTTATATGTCTATATGGATACTCATCTTGTTGATGCACTTATGTCCACTTTCTTGATACTTATTCTAATTAGAAGTCACAAACAGAGTGATGAGACTGGCAAAAGTGGATATCCTTCGATTCGTAATCGTTGATTCAGTTCTTTTCTTGTTGTTGTTCTAGCGGCTTGCTAGTTTTGGTTTTAATGAAAGTTGCcgttcccaaaaaaaaaaaaaaaaaaaaaacaaacagagTGATGATTGTTGCCTTGTTGATATGAAACTTTCATCATCATCCCTTCATGTACTACCGATGACTTAAATGTGTTCTCatttcaaaatttgaaagttATAGTTAGGCATAGTTCATATagatttggatttttttttttgctaacgataataaaagaaacaaatcGGGCCACTCATATCTCCAGTATAGGAACATGTTCTTGAGAACATGTTATAAGCACTTTCTCTATTAGATGTTATCATTTCCGTCCCCCTGCCCGTGACACTAACATCACatttttttaccttttgtaattaggaataatggattttaataatcccaactatcaGTCGTTGGCCAGCAACGGTCCCAACTTCAAAATTAACCAGTGGTGGTCCCActttttcacatattgtaaactaaTGGACCTTTACAAACAgaagtttaattttttttgtccCCTTTTCCTTTTCTGTTAACAAAGGTCCATTGGTTAAtggtttacaatatgtgaaacagatgggaccaccactggttatttttgaagttgggatcaTTACTGGCCAACAGCTAAtaattgggattattaaaatccattattccttgtAATCATGCATCATGCACATAAATTTTTACCTTTTAGGAACCCGTCAAGACGAGGCATCCTCAACTTCATTATGAATCAAAAATATATCGGCTTCTCCAAGGAGGAAGTgagcctctctctctctctcttgtttaTACATCTATCACAATACTTTATTTCTTACTGCTACTTCTTACATGTAAATATAGACAGACTATATGATCATAGTTACTTTTTGCCGAACACAAAAAAATGATTTAATAGAGGTGGTCAAAGGGTGGGTCGGTTAACATGTTAAAACATATTTTGGTCAACGTGGGTTGGTTTTtagttcgggtcgaaacgggttagGTTGACCCAGAACACTTTTCGCCcacttttataatttttaatatgAATAGGAAAACTATATTACCCTagtaataatattattttttaaataaagtgATTTAGGAGGTTGTATGCATTAAAGTACACTTTGGGCTCCTTATAACCCATTAGACCCGTAACCCATTTGACCCTTTTATAGATTAAGCATAACCCATATTAGTTATTTATAAATATGTATTAATGTAAGTTTCAGAAGGTTATTTATTTGAGTCAACTAGTCATCTTTCACCAATTAATCAAATCATATGTTTATCTTGTGGCTAAAGCGGGAATACCAAGCCTCAAGTGGTTTGGCGTTGACGGAGAGTACAATATAATGGTCATTGACCTTCTTGGACCGAGCCTCGAAGATCTTTTCAATTATTGCAATCGAAAATTCACCTTGAAAACGGTCTTAATGCTTGCAGATCAGTTGGTAAGTGTTTTTAACTTCTCGGCCACTATTCTATAAAAGTTACGTCAACTTTTAAATCACTTTCGGTTTATGttaatatgttatgatatcatGCAGTTAAACAGAGTTGAGTACATGCATGCAAGGAGCTTTCTTCACCGTGACTTAAAGCCTGACAATTTTCTTATGGGCCTCGGTCGCAAGGCTAATCAGgtaattttcataaatgtttagTATTTTATATTTTTACTTTTGGTGCAAggtaatgtaatttttttatttttttatttttcatgataGGTGTACGCGATTGATTTTGGGCTTGCAAAAAAATATAGGGATCTTCAAACTCATAAACACATACCGTATAGGTAGGTAACTTTTATTTCCGCAACGTTCTTTCTTTTGCATTTCTTTTAATTGTGAATTCATATGAAAATAGGGAAAACAAGAATCTCACTGGCACAGCTCGCTATGCTAGTGTCAACACGCACCTTGGAGTCGGTAAGCGGTTTTATAACTTCCAATATTTTTAATTATTCTTCTTATAAAAGCAGGTTTTTTAGCTCTGCTTCCATATTTAATATTtatccatttatttatttatttatttatttatttatttgttaattgttttgtGGAAGTGCAGAACAAAGTAGGCGGGATGATCTTGAGTCTCTCGGTTATATTCTTATGTATTTTATAAGAGGAAGGTGAGCATATGAAATTGTTGTTTTTTcacttattttattttaattttattttatttttgctgTTCTTTAATTCGGTGCATGCTTTTGCGTTAGCCTTCCTTGGCAAGGACTCAAAGCAGGAAACAAGAAGCAGAAATACGACAGAATTAGTGAAAAGAAAGTGTTGACTCCGGTAGAGGTATAGCAAATGCAAATATATCGTTTTTCATGTATCCGTATATGTTGCATATGTATCCGTACACCTCCGTGTATGTTGGTGTGCGCACATTCGGTTGTTTTAACGTTGACCGATGTTTTTGTAGGTATTATGTAAATCATATCCATCGGAGTTCATATCATACTTTCACTATTGTCGATCACTAAGGTTCGAGGATAAACCCGACTATTCATACCTGAAGAGGCTTTTCCGCGATTTATTCATTCGTGAAGGTACTCCCGTCAGTTTCCATTTATTTCTTTTCATTATTTTTCCGTAATAACGACTTATATTATATACCCTCTATGTCATTCTTTCAGGCTATCAGTTTGATTATATATTTGACTGGACTGTATTAAAGTATCCTCAGATCAAAGGACGGGTCCGTGCATATAGTATTATTATCTTTTTTctttcttatttttttattattattctgCATATATTTTTTCGTTAAGGTTGTTTTATCATCTCTCGTGTTCTTTTGCAGCATACTAGCGGTAACGCAGGATTAAATACTGTAACAGGGGCCGAAAGGCATGGAAGAAGCCCAGGTACTGCTTATAACTATAGTTTTAAACTATTGGTATTATATagatacacatatacatatatagatGTGCGACGTGTCGTTAAACAGGTGAACAGGATTCCCGTGCATTAGACGCGTTCCCCAGGAGAAACCCGGGAACAGGTGGCCGTTACGAACATACACGACACCGCACCTCGGAAGATTTGCCTTCATCAAAGGAAGTGGTAAGGTTATATTAGAGGGGAAAATGGTCGGGTCGGGCTGGTTGCGTAACACGTCGGTCAAAAGCAATTAGGGGGTGTAAGGTAGTCGAGCTTGACTCAACTCGAGCCTAACCGAGGTTGAGCGCAACTTGGACCTCATTTATTAAACGACATCAAGCCTAAGTTTCATATACCGAGCTCGATTACGCCAACGAGCCTATTATTTAGCATTAAAAATACATTTTGGCAACTCAGCCTGTTTTCATTTAAGCTATTACTAGATTTTTGACCCGTGCCGCGCGTTGCGACGGCATCCTTGTGTTTCGACTTCGTTACACACGTTACGATGATGACATTAACGCGTGATGCTCGCGTGTgaagtcgtaaaagtaattttAACAAAAAGAATTGAAATGTTGGAGAAAATGAGTTGTCGGGTTATTAAGTAGAAAAAATGGGGGGTCAAAGTTGTCAATTATCAAAAAGTTAAAGAGTCAAGGTGTAACTTACCAAAAGATGAGGGTTAAATGTGTAAAATATCTAAAGTTAGAGGTAAATCTTAAAATGTATGGTCCACCGACCATGCATTTTAAGATATAgagtaattttaattttttcttgTTCGACCCGTTAGAGATAAAACATAACCCACGTCGACCCATTTATTAAACGGGTCGTGAAATCTCATCTACAGCAAGCTGATTCTGAAAAAGTCCGATCAACTCGAAACGGAGGCACGTCAAGGTACGCGGGTCACTCGGGAACCAGACCAAGCTCATCAGGTGAACCTACAGAAGGCCCGTCAAGCCGGGTTGTGTCAATCATTGGGCCCCGCACATCTACTCATAGACCAATGGGCTCTGAGACGAAATCGTCAGGGTTCAGTCGTGCCACAAGGGTTGGCCGGGAAGACCCGCTTAGAAGCTTTGAGTTTCTCCAAATCAGGAAATAAACATAAAAGCTTTGAGCTTTTGTGTTCTTTCGGCTTTCTCTTCATCTTTTTAATGAGATTTCGGGTCGCAAATGACTCGTGTACTAATTATGGTTATCGATACTATTTGTAATGTTACGTTTGAAATACGATGGTTATTATTATCTTGAGTTTGTGTGTTTTTGGACTGATGATTTGGTTATTCCTGATTTTCATAAGTTTCGAAAATCAGCTTTAAAGTATAATAGTTACATTATATTCGTATATATTCGTATGTTGAAATGATGAACATAAAATTAGATGTAAACATATTGAAACCTCTAACTGAAGAGTGTAAAGTTCTCAAACTcttagtttgatttttttttataattattttaaaCAACCAATATagttagggcatgtttggctaaactttttgaaccaacttattgacttattggctttttcgCCAATAAGTCAAAATAGTGTTTGGCTAATTGAAAAGTccttttcaaaacaacttttcGGTAGAgagaaaaagtcatttttgaaaagtcataaatTTGTGTCTTTTTTGTGCTTTTCAACACAATTACAAATTTACCCCCTACCAAACAACTTTTTTACCCCTATCAAACAACTTTTCAATATGAAGAATGTTCTTTTTAGTAATTTTGGTTTTTCCCACccaataagctaatccaaacacttttttaaaaactcatttttaaaaaGTCATAAGTCAATAGGTTCTTTTAACAAAAAGTCCTTTTTAagttaaataagcttagccaaacatgccctaagaaCTAGCAATAAGCAAGGGAAGACGGAGGGTTTTGCAACCAACCAATCCAACTAATGTTCACTTTCTTATTCCTTCCTCTCCCTCTTAAGAAACCACGAATGGAAATAattaaaaaagaataaaaaatgatGTCTTTCATTCGATCTTTAGGACCAAACATACAAAATAATACCATGTATAACTTCTTTCTTCTTTCTATCAATCGGAAGAGAGCTATTTCAAGAAACTAACGGAGAGGCCCAAAAGAAGACGGACTTGAAATATCTAACCATTTAAAAATGGTTAACCGCACTGATTAAACAACTcctggtggacggtggtggtggacgtggacggtgggtggtggtggtgggtggtggacggtggtgttTAATCCTCTTCAGACTTTAGAAGATCTTAAAAGTGGTTgggccaagtctgcaccaagatgttttttaatgaaatgtcttcggaaaaacaaacagtcCATAGATGGTAATGTCTGCGCGTGGTCTACGGGACACAGACAGAAGAGGTTGCGCAGATCTTTTctagaaaaacaaacaccaccttaatggttcagacctcattttactggttcaacacttattggttcagatctcttactggtttaacacttactcattcagaagttgccaaacaacccttAATTGAATACAGATGAGTTGGCAATTTCAACAACACCCTTATATAGAGATGACCACACCCGGTTCCAAACCCGACCCGGTAGAACCGACCAGGAACCGGTTCCAGCTCCTACCCGTTGTATAGAAGAACCGGTCTCGGGTTCAAAAAACCCGTAGGTTGTTACCCGGTttcacattttataaaaaaaaataggggtcgtacccggttcctacccggaaccggttcctcCGTAAACAAAAACACCCGGTGCATTAAAATAAAACCGATTACATTAAAACCAAACATTACAAACAAACATTGCATTACATTAAAACATAACATTAACATAAAACCAAACATCATAACTAAACATAACATTAACATCAAACCAACatcacacaaacacacaaaaccTTCGAAGAACCGGTTCCGGATGATTCACTGCCTTCATTTTTCTTCGAGGTAGCCTTTGTAACCGGACAATGACGGTCGGTGTGTTTTTTAAGCGTCGAGTTTGCCGTAGCCTTCGTGAACTTGCCGCAACCTTTGCACCGTGCCATCTCATGGCTATCGGTCATTAAGCACGGTCAAAGTGTTTCCAAACTTCGGGtttcttttggtttccaaaaccatGACCACTTCATCGTTGCACGCCATAACCGATTTGAGGTGTAACTTGAAAGTTGAAACCGATTTGAGTGGGAGTAAGTTTTGTTTGATGGTGATATGCATATAATTACTTGAAACCGATTTTAATGGCAATAAATCGATTTCTAACAGCATTATAGCCGTTAGAATCGATTCCGGCAGGTTTTGCAGCTTTTTCTGGAAGTTACCCGGGGGAACCGGTTACAATCTACCCGGATTCGGTTACTAATGGTTCCGGTAATTTTGGTTTGAAACCAGGTAGGAACCGGAACCGGTTCCTACAAGAATCGGTTCCATTCAAACTCAAGAACCAGTTACAGTTAGAAACCGATTACGGGTATAAAAAAACCCGATTTGCACATCTCTACCCTTATACAACACAACAATACTAACATTACAATTTAAGCCATAAATTCACCCAACTCGAGTCCATTAGCTATTGGGCTGGGCTTATTACACATAATTCAAACAAAAAACAGGCCCAATCAATATCTCCAACTATTAAACACACACCctatccaaaaccctaatttccaCCATCTCAACCGCCACACCTTCAATTCTCCTCGGCGCTCTGCAACTAATCGCCTGCAAAAATGGTACATCGAAACCCTAATTCCAACATTATACGTATATCTAACTGTTTCTAAGTAATCATATCCTAACAAATGCGCATGTAATTTGATTATTGTAGCCGTTCAAGAGGTACGTTGAGATCGGAAGAATCGCCCTCGTTAACTATGGAAAGGATTACGGAAAGCTCGTTGTGATCGTCGATGTTATCGATCAAAACAGGGTGAGTTTATTGTGTTAATAGTTTGATTTGATTATTGATGACTGTTGTATGCTTTGTGTTTGGTTTTTGTGTTTGTATGTGTGGTTTTAGGTTAGTGAAATGGTTGATTAAGGGTTGATTTGATTGTTTTGGAGTTGGAGGGGACTGGATAGTGAATACAGGGAGTGTTTGATGATTTAGGTTGTTTTGATTTTAAAAGTAGTAATGTTAATGTACTGTTTGATGATTTAGGTAATCTTGTTTTTAAAAAGCAGTGATTTTGATTTTTATAACTAGAAATATAAATGTACTGATTGATTTCTATGAGTTAGTACTGGTTATCAGCTTGTTTGCAGCTTTTGTAACCTAACAAATTATGTGGTGTTTTGAGTGAATTGGTAGCAGTTGTTAATTGGTTATACAGTTAAGATTATTGTTCTATGACTATTTATGTTAATtggtaaacaagcccagaggctcgagagctactcgttatcagctcggttaaaagctcgaacgagccgagcattaacgagcccgagcccgagctcgagcctgaaatacaaatcCCGTTTAGGCTCGCTAGCCTAAACAAGCccaaacaacattttatttttttatatataacattggcgagccgagctcgagctgaaCTTTGGCTTGTTCAAGCGATATTGAAGCGAgatcgagccgagcttttagctcatTTGAGGTTGTTTTCAAAGTAGCTCGAGCTTTGAGTTTTTCTcgcgagccgagcttgagctcaaataagtaggctcgaaccgagccgagcttgagctttataaaaacatgacgagctgagctcgagcccagtcgggctcggcccggctcgtttacactttTAGGTGGAAGTTGTGTCACGCGACTTGTTTGTTAGAGAAATGCAAAATTGATTGACATTGGATTTAATCAACTGTTTAATTATTGTCCTCTTATTGTTTATGTTCAATTTACTAAACACATTTATGCATCCCCATGTGTTTCAACTTTTGTATAGCTCATATGGTTTGTTAAGTTTTTTGGAGTTTATAGTATCTGTATAATGTTATATTGCATAAGACTGACAACCTGTTTGTTCATTTTTGAAGAATGCATAGTTGCAAACTGTTATGCAGTATTCACTTTTGTTGTTAGGGAGGAGTTGTTTGATTTGATTAAATTGAATATATTGGAGACCGTGTAGGTTGTTTGATATTTTATGTTTTGAATGGCAGGCTCTTGTTGACTCTCCTGACATGGTGAGAGGCCAAATGAACTTCAAGAGGCTAACACTTACCGACATCAAAATTGACATCAAAAGAGTTCCAAACAAGAAGACTCTTATTGCTGCTATGGAGGCTGCTGGTATGTACTGGCATTAGTGTAATGTTTAATGTTACATGCCATGCTTGTTTCTGGTTTAATCACTACTGTTTTAATCATTTGCAGATGTCAAGAACAAATGGGAAAACAGCTCATGGGGAAGGAAACTCATTGTTCAAAAGAAGAGAGCCTCACTTAACGATTTTGACAGGTTCAAGATCATGTTGGCTAAGATCAAGGTCAGCAACAATccatttttttctttcttttttgatAACAAGAATCTATCTTCTCTAATTTGGTATCATTGATGACAAATCGGGTTTGTCAGACATGTTGTTTAATTGGTCAAATGGATCGAAATCGATCAGGTCATGATAGGTTTTTTCCAATTGGAAGTTTTTATTTGAGATCTTATTAATATGACTTAGAAAGCTATATTATCacaataataaaatataaaatattttatttaattgatCAACTTAATTAAATATTGACCTATCAGACTTTTAGATACCCATTTGCCTTCTCTTCTTTTTGAGCTAATTTTTTATGCTTTTAACCATTTGacccattatttaaaaaaattatcaCAGTATTTCAATCCAATGGTTGCACAGTATTTTAAAAGTTTATTTAATAGATAGGTTTTTATGTACAACAGATGGATAAATGCGGTTTTTGGTTGTAAATAGTTTTCTTTTGGTTGTACATAGACGCACGCCTTGGCTTTTGAGACCATAACAGCCTTGTGCTTTTCTAAACTAAGGTCACACCATtggtccatttgctagaaatggGTTGAAATTGACCCATTTGTAATATTTGTCACATAAAGTTGTAACACTAGGTACAAAACCCTATCATAAGTATCATTTTAGTTCTAACTAATACACATGGttaatgtttttaattttattttgtcTTCTTTGTATACCAATGTTATGTTTTCAACCATAGATTTAGTTCAAATGTGTTTTTGGTTTGTGATTCTGCAGAAAGCGGGAGTCGTTAGGCAAGAGCTCGCCAAGCTAAAGAAGGAGACCGCTTAATTTGTATGAATGTCGAGATTTTGATGCACTTTATTTGAATTATTGTTGAGTAGACCAGTGTTGGTTTTTAGGAGTTTATGTTTCACTTCTTACAACAGATTAAGGGGATGTTTAGAACCGTTTCATTCAATTTTGAACTTCCATGTTTGCTGGTTTGTTAACCAGGTTGTGTTTCGGATTGACTTATTTGACCCGTTTTAGAGCTAGGCTGTGTTTGCGAAGTATGCTTTAATAGTTTAAAAttataattacaaaaaaaaaccccaaaaaaaaaaacaaaaaaaaagtcttCGAACCTGTTTATGAGAGCAATCAACTTGTCTATCTCCATCTATATCTATatgatttaattaaaaaaatacatttttatgTAAGTTAAGTTCACTTTTCAAAAACATCTCATATCCAACTCTCTATCTATATCTATTTCTCTATCATAACCGCAATCacttaatttattattttttttctctttcttaCACACTTACGAATGGATATCGGTCTCTAAATATAAAGGATTATTTCTTTCTCTATATTATATAAAGAGAAAAATGCTTtaatagtctctgtggtttgtcaatttttcatctttagttcctaactttctaaaattattgttatagtcctcaacttttgtatttttgttctcggatagtccctgacgtGGATGAGGATTAGTATTTAGAGTTAGGTGGGTGTGAAATGAATAAAATACCATTACTAATAAaacaatttaataaaaaaaagccTTATGGCCCCTCCTCACCCTCACATCTTCTTCCACCACCTCCAACCACCATATCACTACCCACCTCCACCATAACCACCACCTTTACTAAATCTCACCATCAAAATTGTTAATTTATTACAATCATACCCACAACCCATAGTCTTCAAATAATAGATACAGTCAAATTAGTTCTTCTTGCACTTTgataaatatttaattaaatacaaaccCTGGCGGAGTAAACCATCCATAAACGTCTCGCTGTTTTCACCATAACCCCACCTACCAATGGCGGCTCTCCTCcctctgtaacaccccgtgttatcgaatgtcaaagtcaaagtcaagctTGACTccttgactgtaattagtctattttatgttttattatttgtattatgtggagtaagtgttgttaatcaaaagaatcgaagtaatcgaatgttaatcgacgcgaaacgttttacgactgtgaatagtaggaagtaacaatgcgataaagtcaatcaatcaataatcaagctaatcgaatcatcactcgaactcgaaactcaattATGCGACCTTGGTATTATTATACGtgcgtgtgccttatgtgttacctgtgcgtgcttactttatgttatgtgtggtgatcaatcgaatcgaaactcgaaactcgaaactcaatcgaactcaatcgaaatcgaattatcagaaatcgtcgcaccgaacgctcaaagcaggctgtggatcgatcaggctcctagtcgatcgaacagcccagccgatcggacggactgtccgatcgagcaggctgtccgatcgggatgcctggccgatcggccagctctttccccttttggaagcctataaataggtctgtcattgtcattctttccacttttggaaactctctgaccgaccagctcgtgcaccccttcttttctcagatttctctcaatcccggtgaGTTTTCATcttaaatcttgtacgtttttttatctatgcacactcttacacctttctatctttcaaatcttaacttttaaccatgaaatcatcaagatctaagtgttctaggatgatgtcatcatgggttcttgaagaacttcatgttttggcttcaatccaccaagaatcacttggatctagccgatttccacataaacaaactaagatctatcacagaactgaacatttacatgatgtgaaggattgaaaggaggatttccaactttcttccaactcttttacattcaatgccttcaaaccggtagaaacggagcttgagccaactcactaatcattctaatggttgtgtggtttaagattcggattctatctacgaggttcaccgatttc of Helianthus annuus cultivar XRQ/B chromosome 1, HanXRQr2.0-SUNRISE, whole genome shotgun sequence contains these proteins:
- the LOC110885804 gene encoding casein kinase 1-like protein 9; translated protein: MDNIVGGKFKLGRKIGSGSFGELYLGVNVHSGEEVAVKLEPVKTRHPQLHYESKIYRLLQGGTGIPSLKWFGVDGEYNIMVIDLLGPSLEDLFNYCNRKFTLKTVLMLADQLLNRVEYMHARSFLHRDLKPDNFLMGLGRKANQVYAIDFGLAKKYRDLQTHKHIPYRENKNLTGTARYASVNTHLGVEQSRRDDLESLGYILMYFIRGSLPWQGLKAGNKKQKYDRISEKKVLTPVEVLCKSYPSEFISYFHYCRSLRFEDKPDYSYLKRLFRDLFIREGYQFDYIFDWTVLKYPQIKGRHTSGNAGLNTVTGAERHGRSPGEQDSRALDAFPRRNPGTGGRYEHTRHRTSEDLPSSKEVQADSEKVRSTRNGGTSRYAGHSGTRPSSSGEPTEGPSSRVVSIIGPRTSTHRPMGSETKSSGFSRATRVGREDPLRSFEFLQIRK
- the LOC110885805 gene encoding 60S ribosomal protein L14-2 — protein: MPFKRYVEIGRIALVNYGKDYGKLVVIVDVIDQNRALVDSPDMVRGQMNFKRLTLTDIKIDIKRVPNKKTLIAAMEAADVKNKWENSSWGRKLIVQKKRASLNDFDRFKIMLAKIKKAGVVRQELAKLKKETA